Part of the Candidatus Margulisiibacteriota bacterium genome is shown below.
TACTTTAAAACAAGGAGCTACTCCAATTACTGCAACTGTAACTTATGCTGGTAACATAGGAACGCTAAATCCAGACAGCAATCTCTTAAACAGTAAAGTTTATACTGCAGAAATTACTACCTTTGTAAGCGACCTTGCAGGTAATAATTTGGTTGCTACGAAAAACTGGAGTTTTACTACGGCTGTAGCAGCAGATACTACTGCACCAACGGTTCTATCTACACTTCCTGCACATGGAGCTACTGGTATAGCAATTGCCAGCAACTTAACTGCAAACTTCAGTGAGGCAATGAATGCCGCAACTATTACATCTGTATCCTTTACTTTAAAACAAGGGATTACTCCAATTGCTGCAAATGTAACTTATGTTGGAACTTCTGGTATTTTAAACCCAGCTAGTAACCTTGCTTATAGCACTGTTTATACAGCATCAATTACTACTGCAGTGAAAGACACTGCAGGAAACGCTTTAGCAACTACTAAAACTTGGAGTTTTACGACTGTTGCTGCACCAGATACTACTGCACCAACGGTTCTATCTACACTTCCTGCACATGGAGCTACTGGTATATACATTGATAGTAATGTTACAGCTAATTTTAGCGAAGCAATGAATGCCTCAACCATCACAGCTCTATCCTTTACGTTAAAACAAGGAGCTACTCCAATTACTGCGACTGTAGCTTACATTGGTAACGTTGGAACACTAAACCCAGATAATGATTTATTAGCAAATACAGTCTACACTGCAGAAATCGCAACTACCGTTAAAGACGTTGCTGGTAATTCTTTAGTTGTTACGAAAAACTGGACTTTTACTACAGCTATTGCCGATATGCCTTTAGCAGTAAATCTTAGAACTGCTGGTGATTTCGCAGTGATATCCAAAGCTGGAATCTCAGCTGATGGAGGAAACTCAATTGTTGGAGACATTGGAGTTAGCCCAATCGGTGCTACAGCTATTACTGGTTTTGGATTAACAATGGATAGCTCAGGTACTTTTTCTGCATCCTCTTTGGTAACTGGAAAGGTTTATGCTGCTGATTATACGGCACCAACTCCAACCAAAATGACTACTGCCATAGGTGATATAGAAACAGCCTTTACTGATGCTGCAGGAAGAACTAATCCTACTGCAACTGAACTAGGAGCTGGAGATATCGGTGGCTTGACAATTCCTAAAGGTCTCTACAAATGGGGAACAGCGCTATTAATCCCAACCGATGTAACTCTCGCAGGAAGCTCAACAGATGTATGGATATTCCAAATTGCTGGTAACCTTATTCTGTCTTCAGGAGCAAAAATTCTTTTAACTGGTGGAGCAAAGCCTGAAAATATTTTTTGGCAGGTTGAAGGATCGACGATACTTAACACAACTGCACATCTTGAAGGAATCATCTTATGTAAAACATTAATTAGCATGAAGACAAGTTCAACTATTAAAGGAAGAATGTTAGCACAAACCGCAATTACTTTGGGAACTGGAGCAACAGTAACAAAGCCGTAAGAATA
Proteins encoded:
- a CDS encoding Ig-like domain-containing protein; protein product: MKIFKNFIPALLLVGLVFVSGCGRVLDHTDASSPPTPSPTIAPIVLSTVPAKDATDVALNSNIVASFSDDMDPATITSESFVLKESLTTVASVITCIGKVGTLNPSNNLLANTVYTATLTTAIKNVAGDSLTTSKTWSFTTGVAIDATAPTVLSTVPANGVNGTAINSNITATFSEPMNAATITSTSFTLKQGATPITATVTYAGNIGTLNPDSNLLNSKVYTAEITTFVSDLAGNNLVATKNWSFTTAVAADTTAPTVLSTLPAHGATGIAIASNLTANFSEAMNAATITSVSFTLKQGITPIAANVTYVGTSGILNPASNLAYSTVYTASITTAVKDTAGNALATTKTWSFTTVAAPDTTAPTVLSTLPAHGATGIYIDSNVTANFSEAMNASTITALSFTLKQGATPITATVAYIGNVGTLNPDNDLLANTVYTAEIATTVKDVAGNSLVVTKNWTFTTAIADMPLAVNLRTAGDFAVISKAGISADGGNSIVGDIGVSPIGATAITGFGLTMDSSGTFSASSLVTGKVYAADYTAPTPTKMTTAIGDIETAFTDAAGRTNPTATELGAGDIGGLTIPKGLYKWGTALLIPTDVTLAGSSTDVWIFQIAGNLILSSGAKILLTGGAKPENIFWQVEGSTILNTTAHLEGIILCKTLISMKTSSTIKGRMLAQTAITLGTGATVTKP